The following coding sequences lie in one Haematobia irritans isolate KBUSLIRL chromosome 3, ASM5000362v1, whole genome shotgun sequence genomic window:
- the LOC142229970 gene encoding uncharacterized protein LOC142229970 → MEKQYNNKHGARHREFQDNQKVFVKVFKHNKSFWQPGVIKQRLGGVNYKVEVLDNDTTTNSTHNEVLNSSNNEVPPESLPSSDNSNNIEGHQPSPATFDNNVDFTMRNDNLQGTSPIPDYPRRSARVRKFPNYLNDYVHN, encoded by the exons ATGGAAAAACAATACAATAATAAGCATGGAGCAAGACACCGAGAGTTCCAAGACaatcaaaaagtttttgttaaagtttttaagCATAATAAATCGTTTTGGCAACCTGGGGTTATTAAACAACGACTGGGTGGTGTCAATTATAAAGTTGAAGTCTTAGATAATG ATACAACCACAAATTCAACTCATAATGAAGTATTAAACTCAAGCAATAATGAGGTTCCACCAGAGAGTCTACCTTCTTCAGATAACTCCAACAATATTGAGGGTCATCAACCAAGTCCTGCCACATTCGATAACAACGTAGATTTTACAATGAGAAATGACAATTTGCAAGGAACATCGCCAATTCCAGATTATCCTAGAAGATCAGCTAGAGtacgaaaatttccaaattatctCAATGACTATGTTCATAATTAA